Part of the Penicillium digitatum chromosome 4, complete sequence genome is shown below.
TCTTGGAAGCACGACCCAGACAGTGATTTATCACGGCCGACAACTGCAAGTACAGATGCTGCAGACCCCAGTGAAATTCACCATGACCCCAATGGCAAGCGGAGACTGAGCTCCGCCCAAGAAGAGCCCCAGGCTGGCCCGCTAGCCGACGCCGTTGACCTGGCGGGCATCGGCGATGGCGTTCTCGAGTGCCAAGTTAACTCTCCGCTCAAAGAAAATGACGGGACAAAAGATGCATATATCTCATATCTGGTTACCACACATGTatgttttcttttccttaTACTGTCGggagtggggggggggggggggcaactGCTGCCTTGACCTCTCGACATCTGCGTCCCCCATCCCCCAAAATGGACCGTAACTGACAAATTCAGACCGACTTCAAATCATTCCAGAGGCCTGAATTTAATGTTCGGCGGCGCTTCACCGATTTCTACTTCCTATACAAGACGCTCTATCGCGAATACCCGGCATGCGCGGTGCCGCCGCTCCCGGAGAAGCACAAAATGGAGTACGTACGGGGAGACCGGTTCGGGTCGGAGTTCACAACGCGACGAGCTTGGTCGCTGCATCGATTTTTGAAACGCCTGACGCTTCATCCTGTGCTTCGGCGGGCGCCTCTTCTCACTATCTTCTTGGAATCGCCGGACTGGAATGCGCACATGCGCCTGCACTCAACACGGGTATCAACAAATACCGGGTCGGATGGTGCGGCCGCTGGCATTTTTGACAACTTTACTGATTCCTTTGTCAACGCCTTTTCTAAAGTACACAAACCGGACCGGCGCTTTATCGAGGTGAGAGAGAAGGCCGATAAGCTGGACGAAGACCTATCACATGTGGAGAAGACCGTGGCACGGGTTGCGCGGCGGGAATCAGACCTAGAGACGGACTATGCCGAGCTAGCGACGCAGTTCCGCAAACTCGTCCCGTTAGAGCCTGCTATTGAGATGCCACTACAGGTTTTTGCAGCTTCGGTAGAAGAAACTGCGCGCGGGATGCGCGGGCTGAAGGACCACACCGACCAAAACTACTTAGGCTCTCTGCGCGATACCGAGTCGTATATCATGTCCCTTAAGTCCCTGCTGAAGACACGGGAACAGAAACAGCTCGATTTCGAAGCCTTGGTCGATTACCGGAACAAAGCCGTGACTGAGCGTGACTCTTTGGCTGCCAATCCAGCTGCTTACTACGCTTCAAACCCGCTCACCTCCTCCCCAGCATCTTTCATCCGCTCCAAAATGGAGGACATGCGCGGAGTCGACCACGAACAGTCCCGTCGCGAACGTGTGCGAAAGCTTGAGCTCCGCATTGACGAATTGACACGCGAGGTCGAGTCCGCCAAGACTACATCCGAGATGTTTGACGAGGAAGTCATCCGCGAAGTCGCAGATTTCGAACGTATCAAGGCGGTTGAGTTCCGAGACGGACTCGGCTCCTTTGCTGATTCGCACATCGAGTTCTATCAGGGCGTGCTCTCTACATGGGAGCGGTTTGTCGCAGAGATGGAAGGCGAAGCTGAGCCTGGACATGACTCTGATGCGGCTGCTATCGGTGCTATTTAGCTACGTCGGTCTGAGTATGATTGAGTCTCTATCCGGGTCAAGTCTAATACAGCAGTTCATTTCTGTTGCTTTCGCTAGCTTATTCCGTGTTTCATGCCCGCAATACCATCATAACTCTTCATTTATTCAGATATGCAGCCACCTAGGGTGTCAAATTCAATGCCGATGAAATAAAATTCCATTTTCAAAAAGCTCCAGATCCGTTCATTAAATGAGAAAGAGTTTCCCCATCACCAGCGTGGCCATGAACCCAGAGCTATCTGCAGGTTAATaatgtttgtattgtttgcACTGAATGTCCATCTTCGATCATCCGACTCAACTTCGAATGGGTCACCAAACACCAT
Proteins encoded:
- a CDS encoding Atg24p; translated protein: MDQHDDFDSVSWKHDPDSDLSRPTTASTDAADPSEIHHDPNGKRRLSSAQEEPQAGPLADAVDLAGIGDGVLECQVNSPLKENDGTKDAYISYLVTTHTDFKSFQRPEFNVRRRFTDFYFLYKTLYREYPACAVPPLPEKHKMEYVRGDRFGSEFTTRRAWSLHRFLKRLTLHPVLRRAPLLTIFLESPDWNAHMRLHSTRVSTNTGSDGAAAGIFDNFTDSFVNAFSKVHKPDRRFIEVREKADKLDEDLSHVEKTVARVARRESDLETDYAELATQFRKLVPLEPAIEMPLQVFAASVEETARGMRGLKDHTDQNYLGSLRDTESYIMSLKSLLKTREQKQLDFEALVDYRNKAVTERDSLAANPAAYYASNPLTSSPASFIRSKMEDMRGVDHEQSRRERVRKLELRIDELTREVESAKTTSEMFDEEVIREVADFERIKAVEFRDGLGSFADSHIEFYQGVLSTWERFVAEMEGEAEPGHDSDAAAIGAI